In the Kribbella sp. NBC_00482 genome, one interval contains:
- a CDS encoding carbohydrate ABC transporter permease codes for MKLADLNPTALPPEAEAKAASQTRAAPGGGKLRFFARSAVAYAYLSPTIILISVLMIIPIAMVVSYSFKDNVIVEDNPVLVGLANYTKVLTDPDFLVALKNTLAFITVSTAAHLVLGLTFALMLNTSLLGEVTKAIFRIIYILPWLFTVAVIAVIWRLLLDPSGVVNYLLTTVGQMQQGVNWLSDPSTALWALTFINIWAGFPFFMISILAGLQGISSDLYEAASVDGAGAVRQFFNVTIPQLRPVLISMAVLDLIWTSQQFALIWMTTGGGPLNATEMLSTYTYKQAFSSYEFATASASAVIVLLLSLVLAFFYVRLQKER; via the coding sequence ATGAAACTTGCGGACCTGAATCCCACCGCCCTTCCACCGGAGGCGGAGGCGAAGGCGGCGTCGCAGACCCGTGCCGCCCCCGGTGGCGGGAAGCTGCGGTTCTTCGCGAGGAGCGCCGTCGCGTACGCCTATCTCTCGCCGACGATCATCTTGATCTCTGTCCTGATGATCATCCCGATCGCGATGGTGGTCAGCTACTCGTTCAAGGACAACGTGATCGTCGAGGACAACCCGGTCCTCGTTGGTCTCGCCAACTATACGAAGGTGCTCACCGATCCCGACTTCCTGGTGGCGCTGAAGAACACGCTCGCGTTCATCACCGTGAGCACCGCCGCCCACCTCGTCCTGGGGCTGACCTTCGCGCTGATGCTCAACACGTCCCTTCTGGGCGAGGTCACGAAGGCGATCTTCCGGATCATCTACATCCTGCCGTGGCTGTTCACGGTCGCCGTGATCGCGGTGATCTGGCGCTTGCTGCTGGACCCGTCCGGGGTGGTCAACTACCTCCTGACCACCGTCGGCCAGATGCAGCAGGGGGTGAACTGGCTCTCGGACCCGTCGACGGCGCTCTGGGCCTTGACCTTCATCAACATCTGGGCCGGGTTCCCGTTCTTCATGATCAGCATCCTGGCCGGCTTGCAGGGGATCTCGTCGGACCTGTACGAAGCAGCCTCCGTGGACGGCGCCGGTGCTGTGCGGCAGTTCTTCAACGTCACGATCCCGCAATTGCGGCCGGTGCTCATCAGTATGGCCGTACTCGATCTCATCTGGACCTCGCAGCAGTTCGCGCTGATCTGGATGACGACGGGCGGTGGCCCGCTGAACGCCACCGAAATGCTCAGTACCTATACCTACAAGCAGGCCTTCAGCAGCTACGAGTTCGCCACCGCGTCCGCCAGCGCTGTCATCGTCCTGCTCCTGTCGCTGGTCCTTGCCTTCTTCTACGTCCGCCTGCAAAAGGAGAGGTGA